Proteins encoded in a region of the Pseudomonas syringae KCTC 12500 genome:
- a CDS encoding sarcosine oxidase subunit gamma, with the protein MSTANVYQQRPTTDVKAESPLFHANLDSLIGKGRASPGVFLREKKLLGHLTIRGNAHDPAFAAGVHKALGMELPAALMLVINGESSLQWLGPDEWLLIVPSGEEFAAEQKLREELSGQHIAIVNVSGGQSILELSGPKVRQVLMKSTSYDVHPDNFPVGKAVGTVFAKSQLVIRRTGEETWELLVRRSFSDYWWLWLQDASAEYGLSIQA; encoded by the coding sequence ATGAGCACAGCCAACGTTTACCAGCAGCGCCCGACCACCGACGTCAAAGCCGAGTCGCCGCTGTTCCATGCAAACCTCGACAGCCTGATTGGCAAGGGGCGCGCCAGCCCGGGGGTTTTCCTGCGCGAGAAAAAGCTGCTGGGGCACCTGACGATTCGTGGCAATGCCCACGATCCGGCCTTCGCCGCTGGCGTACACAAGGCGCTGGGCATGGAGCTGCCCGCCGCGCTGATGCTGGTCATCAACGGCGAAAGCTCACTGCAATGGCTTGGCCCGGATGAATGGCTGCTGATCGTGCCGAGCGGCGAAGAGTTCGCGGCAGAACAAAAGCTGCGTGAAGAACTGAGCGGGCAGCACATCGCGATCGTCAATGTCAGCGGCGGGCAGTCAATCCTTGAACTGAGCGGGCCGAAGGTACGCCAGGTACTGATGAAGTCAACCAGCTACGACGTGCACCCGGACAACTTCCCGGTGGGCAAGGCAGTCGGCACTGTGTTCGCCAAGTCGCAACTGGTGATCCGCCGGACCGGTGAAGAAACCTGGGAGCTGCTGGTCCGCCGCAGCTTCTCGGATTACTGGTGGCTGTGGCTGCAGGATGCGAGTGCCGAGTACGGGCTGAGTATTCAGGCGTGA
- the purU gene encoding formyltetrahydrofolate deformylase, protein MSRAPDTWILTADCPSMLGTVDAVTRFLFELGCYVTEHHSFDDRLSGRFFIRVEFRQPEAFDEQGFRAGLSERGETFGMIFELTAPNYRPKVVIMVSKADHCLNDLLYRQRINQLSMDVVAVVSNHPDLEPLAGWHGIAYYHFPLDPNDKPAQEAKVWQVIEESGAELVILARYMQVLSPDLCRKLDGKAINIHHSLLPGFKGAKPYHQAYNKGVKLVGATAHYINNDLDEGPIIAQGVEVVDHSHYPEDLIAKGRDIEGLTLARAVGYHIERRVFLNANRTVVL, encoded by the coding sequence ATGAGCCGCGCGCCCGACACATGGATTTTGACCGCCGACTGCCCCAGCATGCTGGGCACGGTAGACGCAGTGACGCGCTTTCTGTTCGAGCTGGGTTGCTACGTCACAGAACACCACTCCTTCGATGACCGCCTCTCGGGACGCTTCTTCATCCGTGTGGAGTTTCGTCAGCCCGAGGCTTTCGACGAACAGGGATTCAGGGCCGGGCTGAGTGAGCGCGGCGAAACGTTCGGCATGATCTTCGAACTCACGGCGCCCAACTACCGGCCAAAAGTCGTGATCATGGTCTCGAAAGCCGATCACTGCCTCAATGACCTGCTCTATCGCCAGCGTATCAATCAACTGTCCATGGACGTGGTCGCGGTGGTGTCCAATCACCCTGATCTTGAGCCACTGGCTGGCTGGCACGGCATTGCGTACTACCATTTCCCACTGGACCCCAACGACAAGCCCGCGCAGGAAGCCAAAGTCTGGCAGGTCATCGAAGAGTCTGGTGCAGAACTGGTGATTCTTGCCCGCTACATGCAGGTCCTGTCTCCGGACCTGTGTCGCAAGCTGGACGGCAAGGCGATCAATATCCACCACTCGTTACTGCCCGGTTTCAAAGGCGCCAAGCCTTACCATCAGGCTTACAACAAGGGGGTGAAGCTGGTCGGTGCCACGGCGCATTACATTAACAACGATCTGGACGAAGGTCCGATCATTGCCCAGGGCGTGGAAGTGGTCGATCACAGCCACTATCCCGAAGACCTGATCGCCAAGGGTCGAGACATCGAAGGACTGACACTGGCCCGCGCGGTGGGTTATCACATCGAACGGCGGGTGTTCCTCAACGCCAACAGGACGGTGGTTTTATAG
- the fdhA gene encoding formaldehyde dehydrogenase, glutathione-independent, with product MSGNRGVVYLGAGKVEVQSIPFPKMEDPRGKRIEHGVILRVVSTNICGSDQHMVRGRTTAQTGLVLGHEITGEVLEAGRDVEHLKVGDLVSVPFNVACGRCRSCKEQNTGVCLTVNPARPGGAYGYVDMGDWVGGQAEYVLVPYADFNLLKLPDRDAAMEKIRDLTCLSDILPTGYHGAVTAGVGPGSTVYVAGAGPVGLAAAASARLLGAAVVIVGDVNPTRLVHAKAQGFEIADLSQDTPLHEQIAALLGEPEVDCAIDAVGFEARGHGHAGAQAEAPATVLNSLMGVVRVAGKIGIPGLYVTEDPGAVDAAAKMGSLSIRFGLGWAKSHSFHTGQTPVMKYNRQLMQAIMWDRIKIADIVGVEVISLDDAPRGYGEFDSGVPKKFVIDPHGLFGGS from the coding sequence ATGTCTGGTAATCGCGGTGTAGTGTATCTCGGCGCTGGCAAGGTCGAAGTGCAATCAATTCCTTTCCCGAAAATGGAAGATCCACGCGGCAAGCGCATCGAACACGGCGTGATTCTGCGCGTGGTCTCCACCAACATCTGCGGCTCCGACCAGCACATGGTACGCGGCCGCACCACGGCGCAAACCGGGCTGGTGCTCGGTCATGAAATCACTGGCGAGGTGCTGGAAGCCGGTCGTGACGTGGAACATCTGAAAGTCGGTGATCTGGTTTCTGTGCCATTCAACGTGGCGTGCGGTCGCTGCCGCAGTTGCAAGGAACAGAACACCGGCGTCTGCCTGACGGTCAATCCGGCGCGTCCCGGTGGTGCCTATGGCTATGTCGACATGGGTGACTGGGTTGGCGGCCAGGCTGAATACGTGCTGGTGCCTTACGCGGACTTCAACCTGCTCAAACTCCCGGACCGCGACGCGGCGATGGAGAAAATTCGCGACCTGACCTGCCTGTCCGACATCCTGCCCACCGGCTACCACGGCGCAGTGACTGCCGGGGTTGGCCCTGGCAGCACGGTTTATGTTGCAGGCGCCGGCCCGGTCGGCCTGGCTGCGGCGGCGTCAGCACGCTTGCTGGGCGCTGCCGTGGTGATCGTCGGCGACGTGAACCCGACGCGTCTGGTTCATGCCAAGGCCCAGGGCTTCGAAATTGCCGACCTTTCCCAGGACACTCCCTTGCACGAACAGATCGCTGCCTTGCTCGGCGAGCCTGAAGTGGATTGCGCCATCGACGCCGTAGGCTTCGAAGCACGCGGTCACGGTCATGCTGGCGCTCAGGCCGAAGCACCCGCCACCGTTCTCAACTCGTTGATGGGCGTAGTGCGCGTCGCAGGCAAGATCGGCATCCCCGGCCTGTACGTCACCGAAGACCCGGGAGCCGTGGACGCCGCCGCAAAAATGGGCAGCCTGAGCATCCGCTTCGGTCTGGGCTGGGCCAAATCCCACAGCTTCCACACCGGCCAGACCCCGGTCATGAAATACAACCGCCAGTTGATGCAGGCGATCATGTGGGACCGCATCAAAATCGCCGACATAGTGGGTGTCGAGGTGATCAGTCTGGATGATGCTCCGCGGGGGTATGGAGAGTTCGATTCGGGCGTGCCGAAGAAGTTTGTGATTGATCCGCATGGGTTGTTTGGCGGGAGTTAG
- a CDS encoding RHS repeat-associated core domain-containing protein: MASSGQSVLCVYRYDPLDRLADCAPAGQDSTRLFYQKTHLATQIQGQVQHTLMRTDEHLLACLSAENNQRDGVLLATDQQQSVTAAQGLEFAYTPYGHRHPSGPASLPGFTGQRVDPVTGHYLLGNGYRAFNPVLMRFNSPDSLSPFGEGGVNAYGYCEGDPVNREDKNGHIPNIFKPILRAVRVIKNPRRVLNNHYEKIIAARKNVDRASQVIAKYDQKGLTVPGELKEVYKARLDRLSSSVYKEDVPPPNYYWAIENKPVHAPEAILPTFERAMNSLPGNDLLVWLPTYGKDLKNKTISESIESIRR, encoded by the coding sequence ATGGCTTCGTCCGGGCAGTCCGTGCTCTGTGTCTATCGCTACGATCCATTGGATCGCCTGGCCGATTGCGCGCCTGCGGGGCAGGATAGCACTCGCCTTTTTTATCAGAAGACACACCTGGCTACGCAGATTCAGGGGCAGGTCCAGCACACGCTTATGCGCACGGATGAGCATTTGCTGGCGTGCCTGAGTGCAGAAAATAATCAGCGCGACGGCGTGTTGTTGGCGACGGATCAACAGCAGTCAGTGACCGCCGCTCAGGGGTTGGAATTTGCCTACACGCCTTACGGACATCGTCATCCTTCAGGCCCCGCAAGCCTGCCGGGCTTTACCGGCCAGCGGGTTGACCCGGTGACGGGGCACTATTTGCTGGGTAACGGGTATCGGGCGTTTAACCCGGTGTTGATGAGGTTTAACAGCCCGGACAGTCTGAGCCCGTTTGGTGAGGGTGGGGTGAATGCGTATGGGTACTGTGAGGGGGATCCGGTTAATCGAGAGGATAAAAATGGACATATACCTAATATTTTTAAACCTATATTGAGAGCAGTGAGGGTGATTAAAAACCCGAGGCGCGTGTTGAATAATCACTATGAAAAAATAATTGCTGCCCGGAAAAATGTAGATCGTGCGAGCCAAGTCATAGCAAAGTATGATCAGAAAGGTTTGACCGTTCCCGGTGAGTTGAAAGAAGTTTACAAGGCACGGTTAGATCGACTTTCAAGCTCGGTCTATAAAGAAGATGTACCTCCGCCGAACTATTATTGGGCTATCGAAAATAAGCCCGTTCATGCGCCGGAAGCGATTCTTCCGACCTTTGAGCGGGCTATGAACAGCCTGCCAGGTAATGACTTGCTCGTTTGGCTACCTACTTATGGGAAAGATTTAAAAAATAAAACAATTAGCGAGTCTATTGAGTCTATACGTCGCTAG
- a CDS encoding RHS repeat-associated core domain-containing protein, with product MASSGQSVLCVYRYDGLDRLADCSPAGQGSTRLFYQKTLLATQIQGQIQHTFMRTDEHLLACLSAENNQRDGALLATDQQQSVIVAQGAAFAYTPYGHRHPSAGPMSLPGYAGQRVDPVTGHYLLGNGYRAFNPVFMRFNSPDSLSPFGEGGVNAYGYCGGDPVNRVDPSGHWPTVLVKFLKRASSVKKRLLGRRGSQDSMSSPLVTSAESSGSTQVATSTKSVSVPLSASGVIDASHLVVPPPRPPKTGQLNGIPPALPPKQGQLSDITPPVPRRYNYVDAHGNAIDIHGANELLIKQVRDNQAVVRRDGRVPYVMDNDQKYYERVVGKHRGGNKSS from the coding sequence ATGGCTTCGTCCGGGCAATCCGTGCTCTGCGTCTATCGCTACGACGGGTTGGATCGTCTGGCCGATTGTTCGCCTGCGGGGCAGGGCAGCACTCGCCTTTTTTATCAGAAGACACTCTTGGCTACGCAGATTCAGGGGCAGATCCAGCACACGTTTATGCGCACGGATGAGCATTTGCTGGCGTGCCTGAGCGCAGAAAATAATCAGCGCGACGGCGCGTTGTTGGCGACGGATCAGCAGCAGTCCGTGATTGTGGCTCAGGGGGCGGCGTTTGCTTATACGCCTTACGGGCATCGTCATCCGTCAGCAGGGCCGATGAGCCTGCCTGGCTACGCTGGCCAGCGGGTTGACCCGGTGACGGGGCACTATTTGCTGGGCAATGGGTATCGGGCGTTTAACCCGGTGTTCATGAGGTTTAACAGCCCGGACAGTCTGAGCCCGTTTGGTGAGGGTGGGGTGAATGCGTATGGGTATTGTGGGGGGGATCCGGTTAATCGGGTTGATCCGAGCGGGCATTGGCCAACGGTTTTAGTGAAGTTTTTGAAAAGAGCAAGCAGTGTAAAAAAGCGTTTACTTGGTCGAAGAGGTAGCCAAGATTCTATGTCTTCCCCGTTGGTTACTTCTGCGGAGAGTTCCGGGTCCACACAGGTTGCTACTTCAACTAAGTCGGTGAGCGTACCTTTGTCTGCATCTGGTGTTATTGATGCGTCACACCTTGTTGTCCCACCACCCCGCCCTCCCAAGACAGGGCAGCTGAACGGCATTCCGCCGGCCCTTCCTCCCAAGCAAGGGCAACTGAGCGATATCACGCCGCCTGTTCCTCGTCGATATAACTACGTGGATGCGCATGGTAATGCAATAGACATTCACGGAGCTAATGAACTGCTTATTAAGCAGGTCCGAGATAATCAAGCAGTTGTTCGAAGAGATGGTCGGGTGCCGTATGTTATGGATAATGATCAAAAATATTATGAGAGGGTGGTTGGAAAACATCGGGGTGGCAATAAATCGTCCTAG
- a CDS encoding RHS repeat-associated core domain-containing protein, with protein MASSGQSVLCVYRYDGLDRLADCSPAGQGSTRLFYQKTLLATQIQGQIQHTLMRTDEHLLACLSAENNQRDGALLATDQQHSATAAQGLEFAYTPYGHRHPSGSASLPGFTGQRVDPVTGHYLLGNGYRAFNPVLMRFNSPDSLSPFGEGGVNAYGYCGGDPVNRVDPSGHMFSLFRPLVNVMRFFKPKPLKNMKIVSEGLISFEDTANGAKRINFYAHGYKVPIKEHGYHQMRAANQGLGPEQLYNSVVASGVNFDKYKQIRLVMCYSATGGDNSFAASFSKITKKPVKGYISEVFAYPDPEKISSMIVGKSASIRWLGSGKNRYDQGLLLLKSNIHVPGSSEYSSFSYNPVIYKPTKLRNK; from the coding sequence ATGGCTTCGTCCGGGCAATCCGTGCTCTGCGTCTATCGCTACGACGGGTTGGATCGTCTGGCCGATTGTTCGCCTGCGGGGCAGGGCAGCACTCGCCTTTTTTATCAGAAGACACTCTTGGCTACGCAGATTCAGGGGCAGATCCAGCACACGCTTATGCGCACGGATGAGCATTTGCTGGCGTGCCTGAGCGCAGAAAATAATCAGCGCGACGGCGCGTTGTTGGCGACGGATCAACAGCATTCCGCGACCGCCGCTCAGGGGTTGGAATTTGCCTACACACCTTACGGACATCGTCATCCTTCAGGCTCCGCAAGCCTGCCGGGCTTTACTGGCCAGCGGGTTGACCCGGTGACGGGGCACTATTTGCTGGGGAATGGGTATCGGGCGTTTAACCCGGTGCTAATGCGGTTCAACAGCCCGGACAGTCTGAGCCCGTTTGGTGAGGGTGGGGTGAATGCGTATGGGTATTGTGGGGGGGATCCGGTTAATCGGGTTGATCCGAGCGGGCATATGTTCTCGCTTTTCAGGCCACTGGTGAACGTTATGCGTTTTTTCAAACCTAAACCGTTAAAAAATATGAAAATTGTCTCAGAGGGTTTAATAAGTTTTGAAGACACCGCCAACGGTGCGAAAAGAATTAATTTCTACGCGCACGGCTACAAAGTACCAATCAAAGAACATGGATATCATCAGATGAGAGCAGCGAACCAAGGCTTAGGTCCTGAGCAACTATACAACTCAGTGGTGGCGTCTGGTGTGAATTTTGATAAGTATAAGCAAATAAGGTTGGTTATGTGTTATTCAGCTACAGGGGGAGATAACTCCTTTGCGGCCTCTTTTTCGAAAATTACAAAAAAGCCTGTTAAAGGCTATATTTCAGAGGTGTTTGCCTATCCGGATCCGGAAAAAATTTCATCCATGATTGTTGGGAAGTCTGCCTCTATTCGCTGGCTGGGTAGCGGTAAAAATCGGTATGATCAAGGGCTGTTGCTTCTTAAAAGTAATATTCACGTGCCTGGCTCTTCCGAATATTCCAGCTTTAGTTATAATCCTGTTATCTATAAGCCTACTAAGCTTCGAAATAAGTAG
- a CDS encoding DUF2780 domain-containing protein — MKTARAMALATLMAVGASPAFAFNLNDAANAVSNATNGNQKATAAPEVAGLLNTLGTQLNVTPEQAVGGTGALLGLAKNKLTSTDYSQLAKSVPGLEQMSGTSALESLGGANGLGSLLGGKSGNSSMLNSALGNVQSMGDVNNAFKALGMDSTMVSQFAPLILQYLGQQGASGSALQSLSGLWGAGS, encoded by the coding sequence ATGAAAACTGCACGCGCAATGGCTTTGGCAACGTTGATGGCGGTGGGTGCAAGCCCTGCATTCGCCTTCAATCTGAATGACGCCGCGAACGCGGTCTCCAATGCCACCAATGGCAATCAGAAAGCCACGGCGGCACCCGAAGTCGCGGGGCTGCTCAATACCCTCGGTACGCAGCTCAATGTCACCCCGGAACAGGCGGTTGGCGGGACGGGCGCATTGCTGGGGCTGGCGAAAAACAAACTGACCAGCACCGATTATTCGCAGTTGGCCAAATCGGTTCCGGGACTGGAGCAAATGTCCGGAACGTCCGCGCTGGAAAGCCTGGGCGGCGCCAACGGGCTGGGCAGCCTGCTGGGCGGCAAATCGGGCAATAGCTCGATGCTCAACAGCGCGCTGGGCAACGTGCAGAGCATGGGTGATGTGAATAACGCCTTCAAGGCGTTGGGCATGGACAGCACAATGGTCAGCCAGTTTGCCCCGCTGATTCTGCAGTACCTGGGGCAGCAAGGTGCCAGCGGTTCGGCGTTGCAGAGTTTGAGTGGGTTATGGGGTGCCGGGAGCTGA
- a CDS encoding acyltransferase: MRRLLTGCFVALLLLINTLVLIGPLLVFALLKLLFRGRMRDRCSAAVMWIAETWAEIDKVIFATCIPTQWDIRGDEGLRGDTSYLVISNHQSWVDIPALVQALNRRTPFFKFFLKKELIWVPLLGLAWWGLDYPFMKRYSKAFLAKHPQLKGKDLEITKAACELFKRQPVTIVNYLEGTRFTAAKHAAQGSPYTHLLKPKAGGVAFVLAAMGEQLDAILDVTVVYPESGIPGFWDMLCGRVSNVIVDIRTRELDPALWQGDYENDPVFREKVQGWVNQLWVEKDARIAALRLELPGH; this comes from the coding sequence ATGCGCCGTCTGCTCACCGGCTGTTTTGTTGCCTTGCTGTTACTGATCAATACGCTGGTGCTGATCGGTCCGCTATTGGTTTTTGCGCTGCTCAAGCTGCTGTTCAGAGGCCGGATGCGCGATCGCTGTTCGGCTGCGGTGATGTGGATCGCCGAAACCTGGGCCGAGATCGACAAGGTCATCTTCGCCACCTGCATACCGACGCAGTGGGACATTCGTGGCGATGAAGGGCTGCGTGGTGACACCTCCTACCTGGTCATCAGCAATCATCAGTCGTGGGTGGATATTCCCGCGCTGGTCCAGGCACTCAACCGGCGCACACCGTTCTTCAAGTTCTTCCTGAAAAAAGAACTGATCTGGGTACCGTTGCTGGGCCTCGCGTGGTGGGGGCTGGACTACCCGTTCATGAAGCGCTACAGCAAGGCGTTCCTGGCGAAGCATCCGCAGCTCAAGGGCAAGGACCTGGAAATCACCAAGGCCGCCTGTGAGCTGTTCAAGCGCCAGCCGGTGACCATCGTCAATTACCTGGAAGGCACGCGCTTCACCGCGGCCAAACATGCGGCCCAGGGCTCGCCGTATACCCATCTGCTCAAACCCAAGGCCGGCGGCGTTGCCTTCGTGCTGGCGGCAATGGGCGAGCAACTCGATGCCATCCTGGACGTCACGGTCGTGTATCCCGAATCAGGCATTCCCGGTTTCTGGGACATGCTCTGCGGCCGGGTTTCCAACGTGATCGTCGACATCCGGACCCGCGAGCTGGACCCGGCGCTGTGGCAGGGCGATTACGAAAACGACCCTGTGTTTCGCGAGAAAGTGCAGGGTTGGGTCAATCAGCTCTGGGTCGAGAAAGATGCACGCATTGCGGCGTTGCGGCTGGAGTTGCCTGGGCACTGA
- a CDS encoding ATP-dependent zinc protease family protein, whose product MKPILALLSLLALPVMAAEPTLYGRYENIKVAEIGQTFKAKMDTGALTASLSAKDIELFKRDGDDWVRFRLATKGADDKVYEHKVSRISKIKGRAEGDDDDDEGINPAKRPVVDLELCLGDKKRTVEVNLVDRSHFNFPLLIGAKALREFDAAVNPARRYTADEPDC is encoded by the coding sequence GTGAAACCGATCCTGGCGCTATTGTCTTTGCTGGCCCTGCCGGTCATGGCTGCTGAACCGACGTTGTATGGTCGCTACGAGAACATCAAGGTTGCGGAAATAGGCCAGACCTTCAAGGCCAAGATGGACACCGGCGCACTGACCGCCTCGCTGTCGGCAAAGGACATCGAGTTGTTCAAGCGCGATGGTGATGACTGGGTACGTTTCCGCCTGGCAACCAAGGGTGCGGACGACAAGGTGTATGAGCACAAGGTCTCGCGGATCAGCAAGATCAAGGGACGCGCCGAAGGTGATGACGATGATGACGAAGGCATCAACCCTGCCAAGCGTCCTGTCGTTGACCTGGAACTGTGCCTGGGCGACAAGAAGCGCACGGTCGAGGTCAATCTGGTGGACCGCAGCCACTTCAACTTCCCGCTGTTGATCGGTGCCAAGGCACTGCGTGAATTCGACGCCGCGGTCAATCCGGCCCGTCGCTACACCGCTGACGAGCCTGATTGCTGA
- a CDS encoding glutathione S-transferase family protein, whose product MSAPTMTLYFNAASPFARKVMVMLHETAQLDRVELQTTVLTPVSPSAELNEDNPAGKLPALRLADGNVIHDSRVILDYLDHQHVGLPLIPREGSARWRRLTLASLADALLDAAVLIRYETALRPQEKHWDQWLDNQQQKIERSLHYFESDAITELSTCFDVASISVAVALGYLDFRQPDLNWRSTYPRLSAWYLDVSQRPSMIATQPPV is encoded by the coding sequence ATGTCAGCGCCCACGATGACGTTGTACTTCAACGCGGCTTCACCCTTCGCCCGCAAGGTGATGGTGATGCTGCATGAAACGGCTCAGCTCGATCGCGTCGAGTTACAGACCACAGTACTGACACCGGTCAGCCCGTCTGCCGAGCTCAACGAAGACAACCCGGCCGGCAAGCTTCCCGCGTTAAGGCTGGCCGACGGTAATGTCATTCATGACAGCCGGGTGATTCTTGATTATCTCGACCATCAGCACGTTGGCCTGCCACTGATCCCCCGGGAAGGCTCGGCCCGCTGGAGGCGCCTGACCCTGGCTTCGCTGGCCGATGCGTTGCTGGATGCGGCGGTGCTGATCCGCTACGAAACCGCCTTGCGTCCGCAGGAAAAACACTGGGACCAGTGGCTGGACAACCAGCAGCAGAAGATTGAACGCTCGCTGCATTACTTCGAAAGCGACGCGATCACCGAGCTCAGCACTTGCTTCGATGTCGCATCGATCAGCGTTGCCGTTGCACTTGGATATCTGGATTTTCGCCAGCCGGATCTCAACTGGCGCAGTACTTATCCGCGACTGTCCGCCTGGTACCTGGACGTCAGTCAACGGCCATCGATGATCGCGACCCAGCCGCCGGTTTGA
- a CDS encoding PepSY-associated TM helix domain-containing protein, with protein MKSQTVRRWSIVHTWSSLICTLFLLMLAVTGLPLIFHHEIDHLLGDAPHYKEMPADTPRLDLEQLARAAEAHRPGEVMQYFGWDDEDPNGVMAITAATAGTEPNSSHTFALDARTGEALEMPSANGGFMMVMLRLHVDLYANLPGKLLLAFMGLLFVVAIVSGTVLYAPFMRKLEFGQVRVNKSRRTRWLDLHNLIGVVTLTWALVVGVTGVISACADLLIASWRNDELATMIAPYKDAPPLSQRAPATRLLEIAESAAPGMQADFIAFPGTRFSSEHHYAVFLKGNTHLTAHLATPVLIDARTLQVTAVVERPWYMDALGMSQPLHFGDYGGMPMKILWAVLDVLTIIVLGSGVYLWWVRRRAARSVSTVQAQVAQ; from the coding sequence ATGAAAAGCCAAACCGTGCGCCGCTGGTCCATCGTGCATACCTGGAGCAGCCTGATTTGCACCCTGTTCCTGTTGATGCTGGCTGTCACCGGCCTGCCGCTGATCTTTCATCATGAAATCGATCATCTGCTCGGCGACGCTCCGCATTACAAAGAGATGCCTGCCGATACGCCACGCCTGGACCTGGAGCAACTGGCCAGGGCTGCCGAAGCGCATCGCCCCGGCGAGGTGATGCAGTATTTTGGCTGGGACGACGAAGACCCCAATGGCGTAATGGCAATCACCGCTGCAACCGCCGGCACCGAGCCCAACTCGTCGCACACCTTCGCCCTCGATGCGCGCACCGGTGAGGCACTGGAGATGCCTTCTGCCAACGGCGGCTTCATGATGGTCATGCTGCGTCTGCATGTAGACCTGTACGCCAACCTGCCCGGCAAACTGTTGCTGGCGTTCATGGGCTTGCTGTTTGTGGTGGCGATCGTTTCCGGGACCGTGTTGTATGCGCCGTTCATGCGCAAGCTGGAGTTCGGCCAGGTGCGGGTCAATAAATCCAGGCGTACGCGTTGGCTGGACCTGCACAACCTGATCGGCGTAGTGACACTGACCTGGGCGCTGGTGGTCGGCGTGACCGGGGTGATCAGCGCCTGTGCCGATCTGCTGATTGCCTCCTGGCGCAATGACGAGCTGGCCACCATGATCGCTCCTTACAAAGACGCGCCGCCATTGAGCCAGCGCGCCCCGGCGACACGATTGCTGGAGATTGCCGAATCCGCTGCGCCCGGCATGCAGGCCGATTTCATTGCCTTCCCCGGCACGCGCTTCTCCAGCGAGCATCATTACGCGGTGTTCCTCAAAGGCAATACGCACCTGACTGCGCACCTCGCCACCCCGGTGCTGATCGACGCCCGGACCCTGCAAGTCACCGCCGTGGTCGAACGTCCCTGGTACATGGACGCACTGGGCATGTCGCAACCTCTGCATTTCGGTGATTACGGCGGCATGCCTATGAAGATTCTCTGGGCCGTGCTGGACGTGCTGACCATCATCGTGCTCGGCAGCGGCGTTTATCTGTGGTGGGTAAGGCGTCGTGCCGCGCGCTCGGTGAGCACTGTTCAGGCTCAGGTGGCGCAATGA
- a CDS encoding FecR domain-containing protein yields MNTRPVSARVLDAAIEWQLTMDSNGGNDAELARWLAADEEHARAWSQLGMVNQRFALPAGPARKALQQSPGALRHSLRKLGGGLAGVFMALGLALFVGDRYLPIDYWLADQRTATGEQRDVRLADNTLIRLNTHSAIDVRFDAQQRRVILQDGEILVQTGDHDDPRPFIVETADGKMRALGTRFLVRRESDGTLLSVLQSAVVAHPRNAPGEQVLREGQQVLLSRNGLGPLLGMPSGADAWTHGMLVVDNARLADMLAELGRYRTGHLGVDPKVADLRVTGTFPLNDTDLALTALLPTLPVQIEQHTAWWVSVLPRDQQPGNPPAKL; encoded by the coding sequence GTGAACACCAGACCGGTCTCTGCCCGTGTGCTCGATGCGGCCATCGAGTGGCAGTTGACCATGGACAGCAACGGCGGCAATGACGCCGAGCTGGCGCGCTGGCTGGCCGCCGACGAAGAGCATGCCCGGGCCTGGAGCCAGTTGGGCATGGTCAATCAGCGCTTTGCTTTGCCCGCAGGTCCGGCACGCAAGGCGTTGCAACAGTCACCGGGTGCCCTGCGACACAGTTTGCGCAAGCTCGGTGGCGGTCTGGCCGGAGTGTTCATGGCCTTGGGCCTGGCATTGTTCGTCGGCGACCGCTATCTACCGATAGATTACTGGCTTGCCGACCAGCGCACTGCCACCGGTGAACAGCGCGACGTGCGTCTGGCGGACAACACCCTGATTCGTCTGAACACCCACAGCGCAATCGATGTGCGCTTCGATGCGCAGCAACGTCGGGTCATTCTGCAGGACGGTGAAATACTGGTGCAGACCGGCGATCATGACGACCCGCGGCCCTTCATCGTCGAGACGGCGGATGGAAAGATGCGCGCCCTGGGAACGCGTTTTCTGGTCCGGCGTGAGTCTGATGGAACCCTGCTCAGCGTGTTGCAATCGGCGGTTGTCGCCCACCCGCGCAATGCTCCCGGTGAACAGGTTCTGCGCGAAGGCCAACAGGTGCTGCTGAGCCGCAACGGACTTGGCCCGTTGCTTGGCATGCCTTCCGGCGCCGATGCCTGGACGCACGGCATGCTGGTGGTGGACAACGCGCGGCTGGCGGACATGCTCGCTGAACTGGGGCGCTACCGGACAGGACATCTGGGCGTCGATCCGAAGGTGGCTGATCTGCGGGTGACCGGCACCTTCCCGTTGAATGACACAGACCTGGCGCTCACGGCGCTGCTGCCGACCTTGCCTGTGCAGATAGAACAACACACAGCGTGGTGGGTGTCCGTGCTGCCCAGGGATCAACAGCCCGGTAATCCTCCGGCAAAACTCTGA